From the genome of Lutzomyia longipalpis isolate SR_M1_2022 chromosome 2, ASM2433408v1, one region includes:
- the LOC129790744 gene encoding odorant receptor 94b-like — MCFISIGFIFIGILKLFNKYIEKFSDKETEKEILVLYKLHCEILDKFGIYEKIFSNTIYAEIVLNGASLITQLLIISLNPRHELIYFSMSIMGSQVFIYCLFGQFIYSETERISQKFYFTNWYEMNEENRKVILTMMTMATRPFGLKAAGMYEINLILFLKVIKLCYTYYAILSKVKVLLIC; from the exons ATGTGCTTCATTAgcattggatttatttttattgggaTCCTCAAGCTCTTTAATAAGTACATTGAGAAGTTCAGTGATAAGGAAACGGAGAAAGAAATACTTGTCCTCTACAAATTACACTGCGAAATTCTCGATAAATTCGGTATCTATGAGAAAATCTTCTCCAACACAATTTATGCTGAAATAGTTCTCAATGGTGCATCTCTTATAACCCAACTTCTAATAATAAGCCTAAATCCTCGACATGAACTTATCTACTTCAGTATGAGCATTATGGGCTCCCAGGTATTTATTTACTGCCTTTTTGGGCAGTTTATTTATTCGGAAACTgaaagaatttcacaaaaattctacTTTACAAATTGGTACGAAATGAATGAGGAGAACAGAAAGGTAATCCTGACAATGATGACTATGGCCACAAGACCTTTTGGACTTAAAGCAGCTGGAATGTATGAGATAAACTTGATACTTTTTCTTAAGGTTATCAAATTGTGCTACACTTACTACGCCATTTT GTCAAAGGTGAAGGTGTTATTAATTTGCTAA
- the LOC129790736 gene encoding uncharacterized protein LOC129790736: protein MVSIKWKRPESVPFPSIWRRFKAKDVNTGELVNYYVQDLPEDRYEEAVQLLVQHFLHDEPMCKAGGAADEPQSIEGFSNAWRAILQDKISLVCFKEGSDEIVGVNVLKLCSKGVEEGIPENAGRACTNMLRAMEYATRNGNLYARYNVDKFFAGFALLVVPKYRALRLAEEILKARVPLGRGIGVHLTSTVFTNKFSQAAAARAGFEETYVISYEDLRTTGPRIAFPGVETEFIKLMSMKL from the exons ATGGTGTCGATCAAGTGGAAACGCCCTGAAAGTGTTCCTTTCCCATCCATTTGGCGTCGATTTAAAGCCAAGGACGTGAATACAGGTGAGCTGGTTAATTACTATGTGCAGGATCTCCCTGAAGATCGCTACGAGGAAGCTGTACAGCTACTTGTGCAACACTTTCTTCACGATGAACCCATGTGCAAGGCTGGAG gTGCAGCTGATGAACCTCAGTCTATTGAGGGATTTTCCAATGCTTGGCGTGCCATTTTGCAGGATAAAATCTCCCTGGTTTGCTTCAAAGAAGGCTCCGATGAGATTGTGGGGGTGAATGTGCTCAAACTCTGCTCCAAAGGGGTCGAGGAGGGGATCCCCGAGAATGCTGGGAGAGCCTGTACCAATATGCTGCGAGCAATGGAGTACGCTACACGCAATGGGAATCTCTACGCCAGGTACAATGTTGATAAATTCTTCGCGGGCTTTGCCCTTCTGGTCGTACCGAAATATCGTGCGCTGCGTCTTGCTGAGGAAATTCTCAAAGCCAGGGTGCCTCTAGGCCGGGGAATTGGGGTTCATTTGACGAGCACTGTCTTCACGAATAAATTCTCCCAAGCTGCTGCTGCTCGGGCAGGCTTCGAGGAGACCTACGTGATCAGCTATGAGGATCTAAGGACAACAGGTCCCAGGATTGCATTCCCTGGTGTTGAAACAGAATTCATTAAACTAATGAGCatgaaattgtaa
- the LOC129790703 gene encoding uncharacterized protein LOC129790703, whose product MKWTRPESVAFPQVWWRFSAKDPETGNSVNYRIEDLAEDRYDEVEDLMINRFVPDEPMCCSLGVPEDEVSLAEMRLMWKEGLSQKLTIVCYKEGSSEICGLNCLDMNFKSVPLGGHENQAKGKGARDISVVFDFLKKKADVYNRYNVDQYLHGLGLLTLPKYRGCGIGTELLKARIPLMKALGLTLTGTVFSAPGSQGAARKAGFSEDVVIPYETLGKEEPFIEFPNITWPVVKFMCYHLNCVKVRKKMKWERPDSVAFPQIWWRFSAKDPVSGQIVNYRIEDLTEDRYDEVAGLMVEHFVAGEPMSISLGTINDKESLKKMRHMYKEIMDKKLSIVCYKENSNEICGFNLLEILFRAEDEIQQNQLENKRKIAVVFEILKKKADVYNRYSVDKYVFGRGLLTLPKYRGCGIATELLKARIPFMKALGFTLTGTVFSAPGSQGAAKKAGYTEDVVMTYESFAKEKPFIEFPNISWPVIKYMCYHLK is encoded by the exons atgaagtggACGCGCCCGGAGAGTGTGGCTTTTCCTCAAGTTTGGTGGAGATTTAGTGCAAAAGATCCAGAAACTGGGAACTCAGTCAACTATCGCATCGAGGATCTCGCGGAGGATCGTTATGATGAAGTTGAAGATCTTATGATAAATCGCTTTGTGCCCGATGAACCAATGTGCTGTTCTCTAG GTGTTCCAGAAGATGAAGTTTCCTTAGCAGAAATGCGATTAATGTGGAAGGAAGGTCTGTCCCAAAAATTAACGATTGTTTGCTACAAAGAAGGATCCAGTGAAATATGCGGACTCAATTGCCTGGATATGAATTTCAAAAGTGTTCCTTTGGGTGGGCATGAAAATCAGGCAAAAGGAAAAGGCGCGAGGGATATTTCCGTTGTATTTGactttctcaagaagaaagCTGATGTCTACAATCGCTACAACGTGGACCAATATCTTCATGGCTTAGGGCTTCTTACTTTGCCTAAATATCGAGGATGTGGAATTGGGACGGAACTTTTGAAAGCACGCATCCCCTTGATGAAAGCTCTCGGACTGACCCTCACTGGCACTGTATTTTCTGCTCCTGGATCTCAAGGAGCTGCGAGAAAAGCTGGATTTTCAGAAGATGTGGTTATTCCATATGAAACCTTGGGAAAGGAAGAAccattcattgaatttcccaACATAACGTGGCCAGTTGTAAAATTCATGTGTTATCATttgaa tTGCGTAAAAGTTCGCAAGAAGATGAAGTGGGAACGCCCAGACAGTGTTGCTTTTCCTCAAATTTGGTGGAGATTTAGTGCAAAAGATCCTGTTTCCGGACAGATCGTTAACTATAGAATTGAAGATCTTACCGAGGATCGCTACGATGAAGTTGCGGGTTTAATGGTTGAACATTTTGTAGCTGGAGAACCAATGAGTATTTCTTTAG gtACAATAAACGACAAAGAATCTCTAAAGAAAATGCGTCATATGTATAAGGAAATTATGGATAAGAAGTTAAGTATCGTGTGCTACAAAGagaattcaaatgaaatttgcgGATTCAACTTATTGGAGATACTTTTCCGTGCTGAAGatgaaattcaacaaaaccaactggaaaataaaaggaaaattgctgttgtatttgaaattcttaagaaaaaggcTGATGTCTACAACCGCTACAGTGTGGATAAATATGTATTCGGGAGAGGTCTTCTAACTTTGCCTAAATACCGAGGATGTGGAATAGCGACTGAGCTTCTGAAAGCACGAATTCCTTTCATGAAAGCTCTAGGATTCACTCTCACTGGCACCGTATTCTCTGCACCTGGTTCTCAAGGAGCTGCCAAGAAAGCTGGCTATACCGAAGACGTAGTTATGACTTATGAGTCGTTCGCAAAGGAAAAAccatttattgaatttcccaaCATATCGTGGCCTGTTATAAAATACATGTGCTAccatttgaaataa
- the LOC129790738 gene encoding uncharacterized protein LOC129790738 isoform X1 → MKWERPENIAFPQVWGRFSAKDPESGGIANYRIEDLTEDRYDEAVNLLVEYLLPEEPMNCSLGIMNDKEYLAKMRNMWNEIVNKKLGIVCYKDNSNEICGLNLLEIFFQAEDGIQQNQLENKRKIAVVFEILKKKADVYNRYKVDKYVFGRGLVTLPKYRGCGIATELLKARIPLMKALGLTLTGTVFSAPGSQGAARKAGYTEDVVMTYESLTKEEPFIEFPNITWPVVKFMCYHLK, encoded by the exons ATGAAGTGGGAACGTCctgaaaatattgcttttccCCAAGTTTGGGGGCGATTTAGTGCAAAAGATCCTGAATCGGGAGGAATTGCTAATTATAGAATTGAAGATCTCACGGAGGATCGCTACGATGAAGCTGTGAATCTATTGGTTGAATACCTTTTACCTGAAGAACCAATGAATTGTTCCTTAG gTATAATGAATGATAAGGAATATCTGGCTAAAATGCGAAATATGTGGAATgaaattgtgaataaaaaactAGGAATCGTGTGCTACAAGgataattcaaatgaaatctGTGGGCTCAACTTGTTGGAGATATTTTTCCAAGCTGAAGATGGAATTCAACAAAATCAACTGgagaataaaaggaaaatcgccgttgtttttgaaattctcaagaagaagGCTGATGTTTACAACCGCTACAAAGTGGATAAATATGTATTCGGGAGAGGTCTTGTAACTCTGCCTAAGTATCGAGGATGTGGAATAGCAACTGAGCTTCTGAAAGCACGCATCCCATTGATGAAGGCCCTGGGACTGACCCTCACTGGCACTGTATTTTCTGCTCCTGGATCTCAAGGGGCGGCTAGAAAAGCTGGCTACACTGAAGACGTAGTTATGACATATGAGTCACTGACAAAGGAAGAAcctttcattgaatttcctaATATAACATGGCCCGTTGTAAAATTTATGTGTTatcatttgaaataa
- the LOC129790738 gene encoding uncharacterized protein LOC129790738 isoform X2, whose protein sequence is MKWERPENIAFPQVWGRFSAKDPESGGIANYRIEDLTEDRYDEAVNLLVEYLLPEEPMNCSLGIVCYKDNSNEICGLNLLEIFFQAEDGIQQNQLENKRKIAVVFEILKKKADVYNRYKVDKYVFGRGLVTLPKYRGCGIATELLKARIPLMKALGLTLTGTVFSAPGSQGAARKAGYTEDVVMTYESLTKEEPFIEFPNITWPVVKFMCYHLK, encoded by the exons ATGAAGTGGGAACGTCctgaaaatattgcttttccCCAAGTTTGGGGGCGATTTAGTGCAAAAGATCCTGAATCGGGAGGAATTGCTAATTATAGAATTGAAGATCTCACGGAGGATCGCTACGATGAAGCTGTGAATCTATTGGTTGAATACCTTTTACCTGAAGAACCAATGAATTGTTCCTTAG GAATCGTGTGCTACAAGgataattcaaatgaaatctGTGGGCTCAACTTGTTGGAGATATTTTTCCAAGCTGAAGATGGAATTCAACAAAATCAACTGgagaataaaaggaaaatcgccgttgtttttgaaattctcaagaagaagGCTGATGTTTACAACCGCTACAAAGTGGATAAATATGTATTCGGGAGAGGTCTTGTAACTCTGCCTAAGTATCGAGGATGTGGAATAGCAACTGAGCTTCTGAAAGCACGCATCCCATTGATGAAGGCCCTGGGACTGACCCTCACTGGCACTGTATTTTCTGCTCCTGGATCTCAAGGGGCGGCTAGAAAAGCTGGCTACACTGAAGACGTAGTTATGACATATGAGTCACTGACAAAGGAAGAAcctttcattgaatttcctaATATAACATGGCCCGTTGTAAAATTTATGTGTTatcatttgaaataa
- the LOC129790737 gene encoding uncharacterized protein LOC129790737: MTWERPVSIPFPQNWCSFSAKDPESGGIAKYKVTDLSEDKFEEAVDLMVKYFLPDEVMCQSLDLLNDEDSLKEMKDMWWEILPQKVSLVCYKEGSNEICGLNMLEMSEKSDSPPLYLQQLKGKSLKGIATVAEFLKEKANIYERYNVDRQLYGLGLLTLPKYRGCGIATELLKARFPLMKALGVKLTGTVFSGPGSQGAARKAGFTDDFVATYEELGKNEPFVEFLNTSWPVVKFMCYYLK; encoded by the exons ATGACGTGGGAACGTCCAGTCAGTATtccttttcctcaaaattggTGCAGTTTCAGTGCAAAAGATCCTGAATCGGGAGGAATTGCTAAGTACAAAGTTACCGATCTCAGTGAGGATAAATTTGAAGAAGCTGTGGATCTCATGGTTAAATACTTTTTACCTGATGAAGTGATGTGCCAATCATTGG ATCTCTTAAATGATGAAGACTCCTTAAAGGAAATGAAAGACATGTGGTGGGAAATTTTACCTCAAAAGGTCTCACTTGTTTGCTACAAAGAGGGTTCCAATGAAATTTGTGGACTTAATATGTTAGAAATGTCCGAAAAGAGCGATTCACCTCCACTATATTTACAACAGCTCAAAGGAAAAAGCCTAAAGGGTATAGCTACTGTagctgaatttttaaaagaaaaagccaATATTTACGAACGTTACAACGTTGATAGGCAGCTCTATGGATTAGGTCTTCTAACTCTGCCTAAATATCGAGGATGTGGGATTGCGACTGAGCTTTTGAAGGCGAGATTCCCTTTGATGAAAGCTCTGGgcgtaaaacttacgggcacAGTATTTTCAGGACCTGGTTCTCAGGGAGCTGCAAGGAAAGCAGGATTTACGGATGATTTTGTAGCCACTTATGAGGAATTAGGAAAAAATGAACCCTTTGTGGAGTTTTTAAATACCTCGTGGCCTGTAGTGAAATTTATGTgctattatttaaaataa
- the LOC129790769 gene encoding uncharacterized protein LOC129790769 isoform X1 translates to MTWKRPENVAFPQVWLTFEAKDPDTGKIVKYHVQDLPEDRFDEVLNLMSTIFLRDETMCRSLDILNDPDLKGRSGKSIWDDILKQKFSLVCFKEGSDEICGVNVLEVLEKDVKGNEMEIKSSKIQALMKAMEFMKAQADTYNRYGVDKFLHAMGLLVVPKYRGLGLSTEILKARVPLGRALGLKLTGTVFTGIASQNTAAKAGFVEDYSVLYEDMGKKEPFVEFPNISTPYCKFMSLRLD, encoded by the exons ATGACTTGGAAAAGGCCTGAAAATGTCGCTTTTCCTCAAGTTTGGTTGACCTTTGAAGCTAAAGATCCTGATAcgggaaaaattgtaaagtatCATGTTCAGGATCTTCCTGAAGATCGTTTCGACGAAGTGTTGAATTTGATGTCAACTATTTTTCTGAGAGATGAAACAATGTGCAGAAGCTTGG ATATTTTAAATGATCCGGATTTAAAAGGAAGaagtggaaaatcaatttgggatgacattttgaaacaaaaattctctttggtTTGCTTCAAGGAAGGCTCAGATGAAATTTGCGGTGTAAATGTTCTTGAAGTTTTGGAAAAAGATGTCAAAGGGAATGAAATGGAGATTAAAAGTTCCAAAATTCAGGCGCTCATGAAAGCCATGGAATTTATGAAAGCTCAAGCTGATACGTACAATCGCTACGGTGTGGATAAATTCCTCCACGCCATGGGACTATTGGTCGTGCCAAAGTATCGCGGTTTGGGGCTCTCGACGGAAATTCTCAAAGCAAGGGTACCTCTGGGAAGAGCTTTAGGTCTTAAACTTACTGGAACTGTGTTTACGGGGATTGCATCCCAGAATACAGCAGCAAAGGCTGGATTTGTTGAGGACTACTCGGTGCTGTATGAAGATATGGGAAAGAAGGAACCTTTCGTTGAATTTCCTAATATTTCTACGCCATATTGTAAATTCATGAGTCTTCGTTTGGATTAA
- the LOC129790769 gene encoding uncharacterized protein LOC129790769 isoform X2 — MPWERPESVTFPQIWTTFVARDPDSGLNVKYRIEDIREDRFDEVLDLMANVFLKDEVTCVSLDLFNDPDFNGRNFWLEILNKKISVICFKEGSDEICGFNLLEVLEKDVEEPEPEFKSKKVQDLLKVMNFVKAKADTYNRHGVDKFLHAMGLLVMPKYRGLGLATEILKARVPLGKALGLQLTGTVFTGIGSQRTAAKAGFIEDYSVLYEDLKNKEPFVDFPNISTPKMKFMSLRLD; from the exons ATGCCTTGGGAAAGACCAGAATCCGTGACATTTCCGCAAATTTGGACGACTTTTGTGGCAAGAGATCCCGACTCTGGTCTAAATGTGAAATACCGCATTGAAGATATTCGCGAAGATCGTTTTGACGAAGTGCTTGATTTAATGGCTAATGTATTTCTCAAAGATGAAGTTACGTGTGTAAGCTtag accTCTTCAATGATCCGGATTTCAATGGAAGAAATTTCTGGCttgaaattctaaataaaaaaatctccgtGATTTGCTTCAAGGAGGGTTCAGATGAAATTTGTGGATTTAATCTTTTGGAAGTCTTGGAGAAGGATGTAGAGGAGCCTGAACCGGAGTTTAAGAGCAAAAAAGTCCAAGATCTTCTGAAAGTTATGAATTTTGTGAAGGCAAAAGCTGATACTTACAATCGACATGGGGTGGATAAATTCCTGCATGCTATGGGACTTTTGGTTATGCCAAAGTATCGCGGTTTAGGTCTCGCAACGGAAATTCTGAAAGCTCGAGTACCCCTAGGGAAAGCTTTAGGTCTTCAATTAACTGGAACTGTTTTTACGGGGATTGGATCACAGAGAACAGCAGCAAAGGCAGGATTTATTGAGGATTATTCAGTGCTCTATgaggatttgaaaaataaGGAACCTTTCGTTgattttccaaacatttctacgccaaaaatgaaatttatgagtCTTCgtttggattaa
- the LOC129790768 gene encoding uncharacterized protein LOC129790768 encodes MSNDWTRPSNVEFPKVWTTFRAKHPTTQEIWKFEVKDLPVERFDEAEDIMIEHFLNEEQMCKSKGVSNDPVSLVLARVYYRKMLEKKITLICTREGSDEIAGINVLEPATKDDEKIVLPEGTDASVLDLQVVTEFVTKQAAIYEKYSVDKYISAWGLYVFPKFRGMGIGGEILKARIPLGKALGFSATGTLFTSSTSQAIAKKVGFVDDYVVTYEDLGKKEPYIEFPNVTSPLLKVMSLRID; translated from the exons ATGTCCAACGATTGGACACGACCTTCAAATGTGGAATTCCCCAAAGTCTGGACCACTTTCCGAGCAAAGCATCCCACCACGCAAGAGATATGGAAGTTCGAAGTGAAGGATCTGCCTGTAGAACGCTTTGACGAAGCGGAAGATATCATGATTGagcattttctcaatgaagaACAAATGTGCAAATCCAAAG GTGTATCCAATGATCCTGTTTCTCTCGTCCTCGCACGTGTGTACTACCGGAAGATgcttgagaagaaaatcacattGATTTGCACGCGTGAGGGCTCAGATGAGATTGCGGGGATTAACGTGTTGGAGCCTGCGACGAAggatgatgagaaaattgtccTTCCCGAGGGAACG GATGCATCAGTGCTTGATCTCCAAGTTGTCACAGAATTCGTAACGAAACAAGCTGCAATCTATGAAAAGTATTCAGTTGATAAATACATCAGTGCCTGGGGATTGTATGTCTTCCCCAAATTCCGTGGGATGGGCATTGGGGGTGAAATTCTCAAGGCCAGAATACCCCTTGGCAAAGCTTTAGGTTTCAGCGCTACCGGCACCCTGTTCACAAGTTCAACGTCCCAAGCAATTGCCAAGAAAGTCGGCTTCGTGGATGATTACGTCGTAACGTACGAGGATTTGGGTAAAAAGGAACCATACATTGAATTCCCCAACGTGACGTCACCTCTCCTAAAGGTCATGAGTCTCCGTATTGATTAA
- the LOC129790767 gene encoding protein 60A, with the protein MCVGLRMSSVLCSLVILLIVRLTLASLSGIYVDNGVDQTVMHRTLSQDDQQEVEHEILELLGLPDRPRRRHIHPSLRKSAPQFLMDVYRRLSEDTERTRTVRSTDEFDNLITDQDQMAIDQSDIIMTFLNKNHHVSEVRHERGRRLWFDVSEVSRDSTLMMAELRIYQKPGKWKGTSKTFTITVHSIIRLNGQRELQVLSSVNTTADYFGWLEMNVTEGLALWVNDPAQNKGLYISAHSTDRPDHEVKLEDIGLVNTKGDDEYQPFMVGFFKGQEIIQPTRHRRIKRSASKRSHKRKAHPLIDPRPNYDHKSCQIQTLYVSFKDLQWQDWIIAPEGYGAFYCSGECNFPLNAHMNATNHAIVQTLVHLLYPTKVPKPCCAPTKLSPISVLYFLDESNVNLKKYKNMVVKSCGCH; encoded by the exons ATGTGTGTGGGTCTGAGAATGAGTTCAGTGCTGTGTTCACTTGTGATCCTCCTCATAGTACGGCTCACCTTGGCCAGCCTCTCGGGGATCTACGTGGACAATGGCGTAGATCAGACTGTAATGCATCGTACCTTGTCGCAGGATGATCAGCAGGAGGTTGAGCATGAAATTCTTGAACTTCTGGGTCTCCCAGATCGTCCAAGGAGACGCCATATTCACCCCTCGCTCAG AAAATCCGCACCGCAATTTCTCATGGATGTCTACCGACGCCTCAGCGAGGATACAGAGAGGACGCGCACAGTACGGAGTACGGATGAATTTGACAATCTCATCACGGACCAGGATCAAATGGCCATCGACCAGAGCGATATAATCATGACATTCTTGAATAAAA ACCACCACGTCTCGGAGGTGCGTCATGAGCGCGGCCGCCGGCTGTGGTTCGACGTGTCGGAGGTTTCTCGTGATTCAACCCTCATGATGGCTGAGCTGAGAATCTACCAGAAACCCGGCAAGTGGAAGGGAACAAGTAAAACCTTCACAATCACCGTACACTCAATCATTCGTCTCAACGGCCAAAGGGAACTCCAAGTACTGTCCTCAGTGAATACCACAGCAGACTACTTTGGATGGCTTGAGATGAATGTCACCGAAGGATTAGCCCTGTGGGTGAATGATCCAGCTCAAAATAAGGGTCTTTACATCAGTGCCCACTCAACAGATCGTCCCGATCATGAAGTCAAACTCGAGGACATTGGTTTGGTCAATACAAAGGGAGATGATGAGTATCAACCCTTCATGGTTGGCTTCTTCAAGGGACAAGAAATTATCCAACCCACACGACATAGACGCATCAAGAGGAGTGCTTCGAAAAGGAGTCACAAGAGGAAGGCACATCCCCTCATTGATCCTCGACCAAATTATGATCATAAAAGTTGCCAAATTCAGACGCTCTACGTCAGTTTCAAAGATCTCCAATGGCAG GATTGGATCATAGCTCCTGAAGGCTATGGCGCTTTCTACTGCAGCGGTGAATGCAATTTCCCCCTAAATGCCCACATGAATGCAACGAATCATGCAATTGTGCAAACTCTGGTTCATCTCTTATATCCCACGAAG GTGCCAAAACCCTGCTGTGCTCCAACGAAATTGAGCCCAATATCTGTGCTCTACTTCCTGGATGAATCTAATGTGAATctcaaaaaatacaaaaatatggTCGTGAAAAGCTGTGGATGCCACTAA